The proteins below are encoded in one region of Ferroplasma acidiphilum:
- a CDS encoding M13 family metallopeptidase, protein MASRLDRIPVISEKEKPEKPVFSIDYLDKSYDPMDDFSMYSYGKWARSHPVPEDKYVYDASTELMEWNNFILGKILESCAQNSQNHAERALGDFYISIMDVDEIEKNGFKPVSRFMEIIDRIDSKNNIIETLGEFNTMGISGLFSFDSMPDEKNSSVYACYLNQDGLSLPNRDYYFDDSFKEIRAQYINHIKNMFILYGFDDKTSENMGNTVLKIETSLALKSRSPVELRDPDKNYNRFQFNDIEKEFPGLHHREYFSKIGLTGLDYIIIGQPEFFHELNPVIQQYTLDDWKIYMKWNVLNSAAPFLFRDVEMEHFDFFQRKLLGQQLPAKRWKKAVSIIDSFMGEALGKIYVEQQFGEDSKRRMDEMIEDLKEVFIERINNLSWMGRETKEKALEKFSKFRAKVGYPSKYIDYSSIKISQDRLFENIINCNKFELERETKRIGKPVDKELWEMTPPTVNAYFSPTDNEIVFPAGILQPPFFDPEMDDAVNYGATGATIAHEISHGFDDEGRKYDLNGNLNDWWTPEDDKAFTEKAQSVVDLYNSIEALPGIHVNGPLTLGENIADIGGVSIAFEALERRLKKNPELRKVIDGYTPEQRFFMGWAQSWRTTVKDEALKWQILNDVHSPEKIRAEIPAYVNPNFQHTFTGLSNNNLKYREIIIW, encoded by the coding sequence ATGGCTAGCAGATTAGACAGAATACCAGTTATATCTGAGAAAGAGAAACCTGAAAAACCCGTTTTTTCCATAGATTATCTGGATAAATCATATGACCCTATGGATGATTTTTCAATGTATTCATATGGGAAGTGGGCAAGATCCCACCCTGTTCCTGAAGACAAATACGTGTATGACGCATCCACTGAACTTATGGAATGGAATAACTTTATACTTGGGAAAATTTTAGAATCATGTGCACAAAATAGCCAGAACCATGCGGAAAGGGCCCTGGGTGATTTCTACATATCTATTATGGATGTGGATGAAATTGAAAAGAATGGTTTTAAGCCAGTAAGCAGATTTATGGAAATAATTGATAGGATAGATAGCAAAAACAATATTATTGAAACATTAGGAGAATTCAATACTATGGGCATTTCAGGATTGTTCTCATTTGACTCCATGCCCGATGAGAAGAACAGTTCTGTTTACGCATGTTATCTAAATCAGGATGGCTTATCATTGCCAAATCGTGATTACTATTTTGATGACTCATTTAAGGAAATAAGGGCGCAATACATAAATCATATAAAAAATATGTTCATTCTATACGGATTTGACGATAAAACATCAGAGAATATGGGAAATACAGTATTAAAAATTGAAACAAGCCTTGCATTAAAAAGCAGGTCTCCTGTTGAACTCAGGGACCCGGATAAAAATTATAACCGGTTCCAGTTTAATGATATAGAGAAGGAATTCCCCGGATTGCACCATAGAGAATACTTTTCAAAAATAGGTTTAACCGGTTTAGATTACATTATAATAGGCCAGCCGGAATTCTTCCATGAACTGAATCCAGTTATTCAACAATATACACTGGATGACTGGAAAATTTACATGAAATGGAATGTACTTAACTCTGCAGCCCCGTTCCTGTTCAGGGATGTTGAAATGGAGCATTTTGATTTCTTCCAGAGAAAATTGCTGGGGCAGCAACTGCCTGCTAAAAGATGGAAAAAGGCGGTTTCAATTATCGATAGTTTTATGGGCGAGGCACTGGGCAAAATTTACGTGGAACAGCAATTTGGAGAGGATTCAAAGAGAAGGATGGATGAAATGATTGAAGACCTGAAGGAGGTTTTTATTGAAAGAATCAATAATTTATCATGGATGGGCAGGGAAACTAAGGAAAAGGCACTGGAAAAATTTAGCAAATTCAGGGCTAAGGTTGGATATCCATCTAAATACATAGATTATTCATCTATAAAAATAAGTCAGGATAGACTCTTCGAAAATATTATAAATTGCAATAAATTCGAGCTGGAAAGAGAGACTAAAAGAATAGGGAAGCCTGTGGATAAGGAACTCTGGGAAATGACTCCACCAACTGTAAATGCATATTTTTCTCCTACAGACAATGAAATTGTTTTTCCTGCCGGAATTCTCCAGCCCCCGTTTTTTGACCCTGAAATGGATGATGCTGTAAACTATGGGGCTACCGGCGCTACAATAGCACATGAAATATCCCATGGTTTCGATGACGAGGGAAGAAAATATGATTTGAACGGAAATCTGAATGACTGGTGGACACCGGAAGATGATAAGGCCTTTACTGAAAAGGCACAGAGTGTTGTTGATCTGTATAATTCCATTGAAGCCTTGCCCGGTATCCATGTAAATGGTCCATTAACACTTGGGGAAAATATAGCGGATATCGGCGGGGTGAGCATAGCATTTGAGGCACTTGAACGCAGGTTAAAGAAAAACCCGGAATTAAGGAAAGTAATAGACGGATATACACCGGAGCAAAGATTTTTCATGGGTTGGGCACAGAGCTGGAGAACTACTGTAAAGGATGAGGCACTAAAATGGCAGATTCTTAACGATGTCCATTCCCCGGAAAAAATCAGGGCTGAAATACCTGCTTATGTAAATCCAAACTTCCAGCACACTTTCACTGGCTTGTCAAATAATAATCTCAAATACCGCGAAATAATTATCTGGTAA
- a CDS encoding TenA family transcriptional regulator codes for MQQSDFYGEIKRVVKSHSATDNDFINRFSRGDISDEEFKRFSIEFYHFTREWPEILAKLLVSTENENDAYELTGILVSELGSGDSGKRHELLYRRYLRSIGFKPEELVKREQLSTTKGWLDGMREYFSSDHAKALGAEFALENMAIPMWDKLLPGLKIMKERKYKDMDMLYFTFHRELESTHEDAMENVIGVHSNDQKEQFISSAKGMLDLEEKFWLGLADRK; via the coding sequence ATGCAACAATCGGATTTTTATGGAGAAATAAAAAGAGTTGTAAAGAGCCACTCAGCAACTGATAATGATTTCATCAATAGATTTTCCAGAGGCGATATTAGCGATGAGGAATTTAAAAGATTTTCTATTGAGTTTTACCATTTTACCAGGGAATGGCCAGAAATACTGGCAAAATTGCTGGTAAGCACAGAGAATGAAAACGACGCATATGAATTAACAGGCATTCTAGTCTCCGAATTGGGAAGTGGCGATTCTGGGAAAAGGCACGAATTGCTTTACAGAAGATACCTGAGGTCTATTGGCTTTAAACCAGAAGAACTTGTAAAAAGAGAACAGCTTTCTACAACAAAGGGATGGCTTGACGGGATGAGAGAATATTTTTCCTCTGACCACGCAAAGGCATTAGGTGCAGAATTTGCACTTGAAAATATGGCAATACCAATGTGGGATAAACTTCTGCCTGGGCTAAAGATCATGAAAGAAAGGAAATATAAAGACATGGATATGCTTTATTTCACATTCCACAGGGAACTGGAATCAACCCATGAAGATGCTATGGAAAATGTAATAGGAGTACACAGCAATGACCAGAAAGAACAATTTATCTCCAGTGCAAAGGGAATGCTTGATCTTGAAGAGAAATTCTGGCTTGGCCTTGCCGATAGAAAATAA
- a CDS encoding homogentisate 1,2-dioxygenase, with the protein MVYYVKKGKVPEQRHTYDDRSHIFKEELFGLKAFDGKYSLLYHKYDPAEIEKTSVEYREKLSSVDLVEHRHIKTGMLGKLNNFYTGRQTLFYNDSTSTGIIDTDTSPDTYFRNALCDEVFYVQSGKGSIESPFGTLKFRKGDFIYIPRGTTYRAVMDERSFFFFTISSDHMDIPAHYMNKYGQIKEGMPYYTRDIEIPEFHESTESPGEYHIMVDYGSYYLNITRTYPVLDLEGYDGYLYPFTINIDKFAPIVGKLHMPPPVHTVFEADHFMIGAFLPRLFDFHERAIPIPYYHNNIDSDELIFYSSGNFMSRKGIGEKSITMHVHGIIHGPQPGVVENSLGATKTDEVAIMVESYKWLMPTEKAESVKDKNYMYSWKAGKD; encoded by the coding sequence ATGGTTTATTATGTAAAAAAAGGGAAGGTGCCTGAACAGCGCCATACATACGATGACAGGTCACATATTTTTAAGGAAGAGCTATTTGGATTGAAGGCATTTGATGGAAAATATTCATTGCTATACCACAAATATGACCCGGCAGAAATTGAAAAAACCTCTGTGGAATACAGGGAAAAATTATCCAGTGTAGATCTTGTAGAACACAGGCATATAAAGACCGGAATGCTTGGAAAGCTCAATAACTTCTACACAGGCAGGCAGACTCTTTTCTACAATGATTCCACAAGCACAGGAATAATAGATACAGATACAAGCCCTGATACCTATTTCAGGAATGCCCTCTGCGATGAGGTTTTTTATGTACAATCCGGCAAAGGTTCCATCGAATCGCCATTTGGCACGCTGAAATTCAGGAAAGGGGATTTCATTTATATTCCAAGGGGAACAACATACCGCGCAGTTATGGATGAGCGGTCTTTCTTCTTTTTCACAATTTCATCAGACCATATGGATATACCTGCACATTACATGAATAAATACGGGCAGATAAAAGAGGGCATGCCATATTACACAAGGGATATTGAAATCCCGGAATTTCATGAAAGCACTGAATCTCCTGGCGAATACCATATAATGGTTGACTACGGCAGTTACTATCTTAACATTACCAGAACTTACCCTGTACTGGATTTAGAGGGCTATGATGGTTATCTGTACCCATTCACAATAAATATAGACAAATTTGCACCTATTGTAGGTAAATTGCACATGCCACCGCCTGTCCACACAGTGTTCGAAGCAGACCATTTTATGATAGGGGCTTTCCTCCCGAGATTATTTGACTTCCATGAAAGGGCAATACCCATACCATATTACCACAATAATATTGATTCCGATGAACTCATATTCTATTCCTCCGGGAACTTTATGAGCAGAAAGGGCATAGGAGAGAAATCAATAACCATGCATGTGCACGGGATAATCCATGGGCCACAGCCTGGGGTTGTGGAAAATAGCCTGGGCGCCACAAAAACGGACGAAGTTGCAATTATGGTTGAGTCATATAAATGGCTGATGCCAACGGAAAAAGCTGAATCTGTAAAGGATAAAAATTATATGTATTCATGGAAAGCAGGAAAAGATTGA
- a CDS encoding fumarylacetoacetate hydrolase family protein has product MKICLIEYSGSYRYCIYQEGKYYEMAPMLNMQEDELVREFYNLYDKIINLKLDDKYAIKPDTVKYGVPIPGMRSVRDFYAFEDHVKNARKNKGLDMIKEWYDFPVFYFSCTPNVYPSGYKIKYPEKSKAFDYEMEVAAVIGNRTIDCHENCMDAIFGFITMNDWSLRDIQKEEMKVMLGPAKGKDYATSFGPFLVTKDEILSESEGGKINIDLKGYVNGKLYSHNNLKNIYFSFSELLERASESVPLLPGDVIGSGTFGTGCILELGSEKYGWLKPGDEVSLESPQLGNLVNRVV; this is encoded by the coding sequence ATGAAGATCTGCCTTATTGAATATTCCGGATCTTACCGGTACTGTATATACCAGGAAGGAAAATATTATGAAATGGCTCCAATGCTGAATATGCAGGAAGATGAACTGGTGAGGGAATTCTATAATCTCTACGATAAAATTATAAATTTAAAGCTGGATGATAAGTATGCCATAAAACCGGACACAGTAAAATATGGCGTACCCATACCGGGAATGAGGTCTGTGCGTGATTTCTATGCCTTTGAAGACCATGTAAAAAATGCAAGAAAGAACAAGGGCCTGGATATGATTAAAGAATGGTACGATTTTCCAGTTTTCTACTTTTCATGCACACCCAATGTTTACCCATCGGGATATAAAATTAAATATCCTGAAAAAAGCAAGGCCTTTGACTATGAAATGGAAGTTGCTGCTGTCATAGGCAACAGGACGATTGACTGCCATGAAAACTGCATGGATGCCATATTTGGATTCATAACAATGAATGACTGGAGCCTGAGGGATATCCAGAAGGAAGAGATGAAAGTAATGCTCGGCCCTGCCAAGGGAAAGGATTATGCTACGTCATTCGGGCCATTCCTTGTGACAAAGGATGAAATACTCAGTGAATCAGAAGGCGGAAAAATCAATATAGATCTTAAGGGCTATGTTAATGGAAAATTATACTCTCACAATAATTTAAAGAATATTTATTTCAGCTTTTCAGAACTGCTGGAACGGGCATCTGAATCAGTACCTCTGTTGCCCGGTGATGTAATAGGTAGCGGTACATTTGGCACAGGCTGCATTCTTGAACTTGGTTCGGAGAAGTATGGCTGGCTTAAGCCCGGGGATGAGGTGAGTCTTGAATCTCCACAATTAGGCAATTTAGTTAACAGGGTGGTGTAA
- the hppD gene encoding 4-hydroxyphenylpyruvate dioxygenase has protein sequence MYSNDELFKKINHIEFYVSSAKTWSYFMERGLGLDLKAYSGLETGNRAKSSYVLSKGDINLVFSSSMEKHSEINDSISLHGDGVRDISLEVDDIEFTKKHLESRNIKVSSIKEEKDDNGKIRKAVMQTYGDTIHTMIEKGDYKGFLPGYREEDTHASDTGIYKVDHVVGNVYEGEMDQWVNYYIKNMNFSQLVTFDDKMIRTDYSALRSKVVKYNDNIVFPINEPAQGLKKSQIQEYLDYYNSQGVQHIALKTDNIIETVSKMKENGIQFLPTPESYYDTLTERVGNVDEDIEELKKLNILVDRDDDGYLLQIFTKPLTDRPTVFFEVIERKGAKSFGAGNFKALFESIERDQAMRGNL, from the coding sequence ATGTATAGTAACGACGAACTTTTTAAAAAAATAAATCATATAGAGTTCTATGTTTCCAGTGCCAAGACCTGGTCATATTTTATGGAAAGGGGTCTGGGGCTTGACCTTAAGGCTTACTCAGGGCTTGAAACAGGCAACCGTGCCAAATCCTCATATGTATTGAGCAAAGGCGACATAAATCTTGTGTTCTCCAGTTCAATGGAAAAGCATTCTGAAATAAACGATTCAATAAGCCTTCACGGCGATGGAGTCAGGGATATATCACTGGAAGTTGATGATATAGAATTTACAAAAAAACACCTGGAATCTAGAAACATTAAAGTTTCATCAATTAAAGAGGAGAAAGACGATAATGGAAAAATCAGAAAGGCTGTAATGCAAACATATGGCGATACAATACATACTATGATAGAAAAGGGGGATTATAAGGGCTTTCTCCCCGGGTATAGGGAAGAAGATACACATGCTTCTGACACCGGAATATACAAAGTTGACCATGTTGTTGGGAACGTCTACGAAGGGGAAATGGACCAGTGGGTTAATTATTATATCAAAAATATGAACTTTAGCCAGCTTGTAACATTTGATGACAAAATGATAAGGACTGACTATTCTGCCCTCAGGTCCAAGGTTGTCAAATATAACGACAATATAGTATTTCCAATAAATGAACCCGCACAGGGATTAAAAAAATCACAGATACAGGAATACCTGGATTATTATAATTCACAGGGCGTGCAGCATATAGCACTAAAAACGGATAATATAATAGAAACTGTATCAAAGATGAAAGAAAATGGAATACAATTCCTTCCGACACCTGAGTCCTACTATGATACGTTAACCGAAAGGGTAGGCAATGTGGATGAGGATATTGAAGAACTTAAAAAACTGAATATACTTGTAGACCGTGATGATGATGGATACCTGCTACAGATATTTACAAAACCACTGACAGACAGGCCCACAGTATTCTTCGAAGTCATCGAAAGGAAAGGGGCAAAATCATTCGGTGCAGGGAACTTTAAGGCTCTCTTCGAATCTATTGAAAGAGACCAGGCTATGAGAGGCAATCTATGA
- a CDS encoding acetoacetate--CoA ligase has translation MDTGAKKLWEPVNEYKEKSTMNQFLNYVNTNNHTNINSYKELWEWSVKNPEIFWGALADFSGLNLGEYSSILSGNNVNARWFEGAMVNYADRVYRMRDMEKAAIISYNEEGKEQVITYHGLWQKVSSLAAYFQNNGIAAGDTVCAYIGNIPEAVIAFLATASIGAIWSSCSPDFGIKGVIERFSQISPKVLVVSPEYSYNGKLYDRTENAIKILKSLPEVRIAITTGNKEIHNFTKMISIPDSNGDFMPVKVEFSHPLWILYSSGTTGKPKAIVHGHGGILLEHLKVIMLHMNIRENSVFTWATTTGWMMWNVLVSGLLAGSTIFLYDGSLSYPDTGILWKLSEKYGITHLGVSAAYIGALMDSGIKIKDQYQLDKLEFIGSTGSPLSPAAFEFVYKHIKGNVWLSSLSGGTDLCSAICLGSPTLPVYSGMLQCRGLGAHVEALDPDGKPVVNEKGELAIMDPMPDMPVFFWNDPDKTRYYESYYDYYPGIWRHGDYISIDDEGRVIIYGRSDAILNRNGIRIGTGEIYSSLNGIEMVDDSIVIGYTDSRKIYRIALFVVLKGNTELDDNLVRAIKSKIRDDLSPRHVPDYIFQAPSVPYTLNGKKMEVPVRRILEGELPEHILNRDSVKNPDSLDYYVAIGKTIF, from the coding sequence ATGGATACAGGGGCAAAAAAACTCTGGGAACCAGTGAATGAATATAAAGAAAAATCAACAATGAATCAATTTTTAAATTATGTGAATACAAATAATCATACTAATATCAATAGTTATAAGGAGCTGTGGGAATGGTCTGTAAAAAATCCTGAAATCTTCTGGGGAGCACTTGCAGATTTCTCCGGACTGAATTTGGGGGAATACAGTTCTATATTATCTGGAAACAATGTAAATGCCAGATGGTTTGAAGGTGCAATGGTTAATTACGCCGATCGTGTGTACAGAATGCGTGATATGGAAAAAGCTGCGATTATTTCATATAATGAAGAAGGAAAAGAGCAGGTTATAACTTACCATGGCCTGTGGCAAAAAGTTTCTTCTCTCGCTGCATATTTTCAAAACAACGGGATAGCTGCTGGTGACACTGTCTGCGCATATATCGGGAATATACCTGAGGCTGTGATAGCTTTCCTTGCAACAGCGTCCATAGGGGCAATATGGTCGTCATGCTCTCCCGATTTCGGCATTAAAGGCGTTATAGAGCGATTCTCGCAGATTTCCCCTAAGGTGCTGGTAGTTTCCCCGGAATACTCATACAACGGCAAATTATATGACAGAACTGAAAATGCAATTAAAATTTTGAAATCACTTCCTGAAGTACGGATTGCAATAACTACCGGAAATAAAGAAATACATAATTTCACAAAGATGATTTCAATTCCAGACAGCAATGGTGATTTTATGCCGGTAAAGGTTGAATTTTCACATCCACTATGGATACTTTATTCCTCTGGTACAACAGGAAAACCAAAAGCAATTGTGCACGGACATGGTGGAATACTCCTGGAACATTTGAAGGTAATAATGCTGCATATGAATATTAGGGAAAATAGTGTATTCACATGGGCTACCACAACAGGGTGGATGATGTGGAATGTCCTTGTTAGCGGACTGCTGGCCGGTTCAACTATATTTCTCTACGATGGGAGCCTGTCATATCCTGATACAGGCATACTATGGAAACTATCCGAAAAATACGGTATCACACATTTAGGTGTCAGTGCTGCTTATATTGGAGCATTGATGGATTCCGGGATAAAAATTAAGGATCAGTATCAGCTGGATAAACTCGAGTTTATAGGGTCAACAGGCAGCCCATTATCCCCTGCTGCTTTTGAATTCGTATATAAACACATTAAAGGCAATGTATGGCTTTCCTCTTTAAGCGGTGGAACAGACCTCTGTTCTGCTATCTGCCTTGGTTCGCCTACACTGCCTGTGTATAGTGGCATGCTCCAGTGCAGAGGGCTCGGAGCACATGTAGAGGCACTTGATCCGGATGGGAAGCCAGTAGTCAATGAAAAGGGCGAGCTTGCAATAATGGATCCGATGCCAGACATGCCGGTATTTTTCTGGAACGACCCGGATAAAACACGTTACTATGAGAGTTATTATGACTATTATCCCGGCATATGGAGGCACGGCGATTATATTTCCATAGATGATGAGGGCAGGGTAATAATTTATGGCAGATCCGATGCAATATTGAACCGCAACGGTATAAGGATCGGAACAGGCGAGATATATTCATCCCTCAATGGGATCGAAATGGTGGACGATTCCATTGTTATAGGTTATACGGATTCCAGGAAAATATACAGAATAGCACTTTTTGTTGTTCTGAAAGGAAATACAGAACTTGATGATAATCTGGTTAGGGCCATTAAAAGCAAAATCAGGGATGACCTTTCACCCAGGCATGTTCCTGATTATATTTTCCAAGCCCCGTCTGTGCCTTATACTTTAAATGGGAAGAAAATGGAGGTTCCGGTAAGAAGAATTCTTGAAGGCGAATTGCCAGAACATATCTTGAACAGGGATTCCGTTAAAAATCCAGATTCCCTGGATTATTATGTTGCAATAGGGAAAACTATTTTCTGA
- a CDS encoding cyclase family protein → MAKINIENGNKPYNTESDLSSVFGQDDQRGNLNLIDNIKVMKSLKIPETGKVYRMSHTIYNGMADRPTHGPYFFDIMLRPYDNGFTEKYANKYGPSLGRLEMCDHTGTHFDALSHMAYDGKFFNNIPVNDVITNTGYKKLGVENAGPIITGGIMVDAAAASGTDILEGGYPITVQEVKKFLKDNSITPEPGDAMFFHTGASSKFSNPGKYDKFYDSSAGIGYELARYLNELKISVTGSDTPSSEVVPPEDRNTRLPVHQYLIAKAGIHIIDNLSLHRMAKDRAYRFLFVCSPIPFMGATASPVSPVAIV, encoded by the coding sequence ATGGCAAAAATCAATATTGAAAATGGAAATAAACCATATAACACTGAGAGCGACCTATCTTCTGTTTTTGGCCAGGATGACCAGCGGGGAAACCTGAACCTGATTGATAATATAAAGGTAATGAAATCACTTAAAATACCTGAGACTGGAAAAGTATATCGCATGTCACATACTATTTACAACGGAATGGCAGACAGGCCTACACATGGCCCATATTTCTTTGATATTATGTTGAGGCCCTATGATAATGGCTTTACGGAAAAATATGCCAATAAATATGGCCCTTCACTTGGCAGGCTTGAAATGTGTGACCATACCGGGACACATTTTGATGCACTGTCCCATATGGCTTATGATGGGAAGTTTTTCAACAACATCCCGGTAAATGATGTAATTACAAATACAGGCTATAAAAAGCTTGGAGTAGAAAATGCAGGGCCAATTATAACTGGTGGAATAATGGTTGATGCAGCCGCAGCCAGTGGTACTGATATTCTAGAGGGGGGTTACCCGATTACTGTGCAGGAAGTTAAAAAATTCCTGAAAGATAACAGCATAACCCCGGAACCGGGGGATGCAATGTTTTTCCATACCGGGGCTTCTTCAAAGTTTTCAAATCCAGGCAAATACGACAAATTTTATGATTCTTCTGCTGGAATAGGGTACGAACTTGCCAGGTATTTAAACGAACTAAAAATTTCAGTAACAGGGAGTGATACTCCTTCATCGGAAGTTGTTCCACCCGAGGATAGGAATACAAGATTGCCGGTACACCAGTATTTAATTGCCAAAGCTGGAATACATATAATAGACAACCTTAGCCTCCACAGAATGGCAAAGGACAGGGCTTACCGCTTCCTATTTGTATGCTCGCCCATACCTTTCATGGGAGCCACTGCATCACCTGTTTCCCCTGTTGCAATAGTATAA
- a CDS encoding glycosyltransferase family 2 protein, giving the protein MEKSNNYISVIITAYNRRQYVLDALKSSTEQSLSRQLYEIIIVKNFKDTNIDAFAEEHNVINVYSENKTLSGKIIEAMGIARGNILCFLDDDDMFYREKLEYVFKKFNENKNLCYLHNNFTAIDRDGKPLAYYNRNPDFNMSSISIRRETINGDAFGKVSKSIDTLIYLYAKESGMELELDSRELTYYRVTDQSVTHSFTDFNSFMEFSYNSLNIILNSYIQMLPLFHSRETRGIIKHKISFTRIRLNIFGGNVARLKDYLVLLYTPALESRSYEIKVAIASLFMRKYSAGKLYKNEKMKQEVK; this is encoded by the coding sequence ATGGAGAAATCAAATAATTATATATCTGTCATAATTACTGCATATAATAGAAGGCAATACGTTCTGGACGCTTTAAAGTCATCTACAGAGCAATCACTATCCCGGCAATTGTACGAAATAATTATTGTTAAAAACTTCAAGGATACAAATATTGATGCTTTCGCGGAAGAGCACAATGTTATTAATGTTTATAGCGAAAATAAAACACTCTCCGGAAAAATAATAGAGGCTATGGGTATTGCCAGGGGAAATATTCTGTGCTTTCTGGATGATGATGATATGTTTTACCGGGAAAAACTTGAATATGTATTTAAAAAGTTTAATGAGAACAAAAATCTATGCTATTTGCACAATAATTTTACAGCGATAGACAGAGATGGGAAACCACTGGCTTATTATAACAGAAATCCCGATTTTAATATGTCTTCAATATCTATCCGGAGGGAAACCATTAACGGTGATGCATTTGGGAAGGTATCAAAAAGCATTGACACATTGATTTATTTATATGCGAAGGAATCCGGGATGGAACTGGAACTTGACAGCAGGGAACTTACGTATTACCGGGTTACAGATCAAAGTGTAACACATTCTTTCACAGATTTCAATTCTTTCATGGAATTTTCCTACAATTCCCTGAATATTATACTCAATTCATATATTCAGATGCTTCCACTTTTTCACTCCAGAGAAACCCGTGGAATTATTAAGCATAAAATCAGCTTTACAAGGATTAGGCTGAATATTTTTGGTGGCAATGTAGCCAGATTAAAAGATTACCTGGTTTTGTTATATACACCAGCACTGGAATCCCGGTCATATGAAATTAAGGTTGCCATTGCATCGCTCTTTATGAGAAAATATAGTGCGGGCAAATTATACAAAAATGAAAAAATGAAACAGGAAGTAAAATAA